A region from the Pyrinomonadaceae bacterium genome encodes:
- a CDS encoding M3 family metallopeptidase — protein sequence MRISSVGFLVLLLALAVAAVSISDSQVNAARMAALPADPNPLLAEWKGPFGGVPRFDLVKVEFFKPAMESAMAENLADVEKIANNSAAPTFDNTIVAMERAGQTLDRVSVLYNVWQSTMNTPDFQVVQREMAPKLAAFNDKITQNEALFKRIEAVYNSPGKAKLNAEQQRLAWYYYTNFVRAGAKLDAKAKVRLTEINQQLAGLFTKFSTNVLYEENNQFVQLKSEADLAGLPQSIKDAAAAAAAEKKQEGWLIVNTRSSVDPFLTYSDRRDLREKVWRMFIMRGDNGDERDNNATITQVLQLRAERAKLLGYTTHAHWRVENSMAKTPDRAMELMMAVWKPSVKRVNEEVADMQALADKEGAKIKIEPWDYRYYMEKVRKAKYDLDQNQVKPYLQLDKLREAIHWVSGELFNFKFTPADVPVAHPDIKVWEVTDKTSGKHIGLWYFDPFARQGKRSGAWMNAYRTQERVDGEITTIVSNNSNFVKGKPGEPTLISWDDAVTMFHEFGHALHGLNSNVTYPSLSGTAVARDYVEFPSQLMEHWLSTPEVLQKFALHYETGKPIPQELVAKIDRSKTFNQGFATVEYLAAAILDMKLHLLGDKKVDARTFEKEALTEIGMPKEIVLRHRLPHFLHVFSSDAYSAGYYSYLWSDVITADAFGAFTEGGGAYDKKVSERLRKNIFSVGNTIDPALGYRNFRGRDPKVEALMKKRGFGS from the coding sequence ATGCGTATTTCATCAGTTGGTTTCCTGGTGCTGTTGCTCGCACTGGCGGTTGCTGCCGTATCAATCAGCGATTCGCAGGTTAACGCGGCCAGGATGGCTGCCCTGCCCGCGGATCCTAATCCGCTCCTCGCCGAATGGAAGGGCCCGTTTGGCGGCGTGCCGCGTTTCGATCTCGTCAAGGTCGAGTTCTTCAAGCCGGCCATGGAATCGGCGATGGCTGAGAACCTCGCGGACGTCGAAAAGATCGCGAACAACTCGGCCGCACCCACGTTCGACAACACCATCGTCGCGATGGAACGCGCGGGACAGACACTCGATCGGGTCAGCGTGCTTTACAACGTCTGGCAATCGACGATGAATACGCCCGACTTTCAAGTCGTCCAGCGCGAGATGGCGCCGAAGCTGGCGGCCTTCAACGACAAGATCACGCAGAACGAAGCGCTGTTTAAGCGCATTGAAGCCGTTTACAACTCGCCTGGAAAAGCGAAGCTGAACGCCGAGCAGCAGCGGCTGGCCTGGTATTACTACACCAACTTTGTGCGCGCGGGCGCGAAGCTGGACGCGAAAGCCAAGGTCCGGTTAACCGAGATTAACCAACAACTCGCCGGCCTGTTCACCAAGTTCAGCACCAATGTGCTTTATGAAGAAAACAATCAGTTCGTGCAACTGAAGAGTGAAGCTGATCTCGCGGGTCTGCCCCAATCCATCAAAGACGCTGCCGCAGCAGCGGCGGCGGAAAAGAAGCAGGAAGGCTGGCTGATCGTTAACACGCGATCCTCCGTCGACCCCTTCCTTACCTATTCCGATCGTCGCGACCTGCGCGAAAAGGTTTGGCGCATGTTCATCATGCGCGGCGACAACGGCGACGAGCGCGACAACAACGCGACCATCACCCAGGTCCTCCAACTGCGCGCCGAACGCGCCAAGCTGCTCGGCTATACGACGCATGCGCACTGGCGTGTCGAGAACTCAATGGCGAAAACGCCTGATCGGGCGATGGAGCTCATGATGGCCGTGTGGAAGCCATCCGTGAAACGCGTGAACGAAGAAGTAGCCGACATGCAGGCGCTGGCCGATAAAGAAGGCGCCAAGATCAAGATTGAACCCTGGGATTATCGCTATTACATGGAAAAGGTGCGTAAGGCGAAATACGATCTCGACCAGAACCAGGTGAAGCCTTACCTGCAACTCGACAAGCTGCGCGAAGCGATTCACTGGGTCTCGGGCGAGCTGTTCAATTTCAAGTTCACCCCGGCTGATGTTCCGGTCGCGCATCCGGACATCAAGGTTTGGGAAGTTACCGACAAGACTTCGGGCAAACACATCGGCCTCTGGTACTTCGATCCGTTCGCGCGTCAGGGTAAACGTTCCGGCGCGTGGATGAATGCTTACCGCACTCAGGAACGCGTCGATGGCGAGATCACGACGATCGTTTCGAACAATTCGAACTTCGTGAAGGGCAAGCCCGGCGAGCCCACGCTAATTTCGTGGGACGACGCCGTCACGATGTTCCATGAATTCGGCCATGCACTCCACGGCTTGAATTCAAACGTGACGTATCCATCGCTGTCGGGAACGGCTGTCGCGCGCGACTATGTCGAGTTCCCTTCCCAGTTGATGGAACATTGGCTGTCCACACCGGAAGTCCTGCAAAAGTTCGCCTTGCATTACGAGACGGGCAAGCCAATCCCGCAGGAGTTGGTGGCGAAGATCGATCGTTCGAAGACCTTCAATCAGGGATTCGCCACCGTTGAGTATCTGGCGGCCGCGATTCTCGATATGAAGCTGCACCTGCTGGGCGACAAGAAGGTCGATGCACGCACGTTTGAAAAAGAGGCGTTGACTGAAATCGGCATGCCGAAGGAAATCGTGCTGCGTCACCGCCTGCCGCACTTCCTGCATGTGTTCTCGAGCGATGCCTACTCGGCCGGTTACTATAGCTACCTTTGGTCGGACGTGATTACTGCCGACGCGTTCGGCGCTTTCACCGAAGGCGGCGGAGCGTACGACAAGAAAGTCTCTGAGCGTCTGCGCAAGAACATCTTCTCAGTCGGCAACACCATCGATCCGGCGCTTGGCTACCGCAACTTCCGCGGCCGCGATCCAAAGGTCGAAGCCTTGATGAAGAAGCGCGGATTTGGTTCGTAG
- a CDS encoding DNA polymerase ligase N-terminal domain-containing protein, which produces MGLAEYKKKRRFNVTPEPGPKEKRSELGNIFVVQKHRATQLHYDFRLEADGVLKSWAVPKGPSMDPAVKRLAMQVEDHPVDYADFEGVIPEGEYGGGTVMVWDYGVYAPENVKKVSDGLKKGDLKFVLLGKKLKGSFVLVRTRDRQWLLIKHKDEYVTDEEIAETEPFSVLTKRTLAEIAEDEGGDVKKASTADPKKLPRRTGTKRRKKSAKKKVWHSNR; this is translated from the coding sequence ATGGGTCTCGCCGAATATAAAAAGAAACGCCGCTTCAACGTCACTCCGGAACCCGGCCCGAAAGAAAAGCGATCAGAACTCGGCAATATCTTCGTCGTGCAGAAGCATCGCGCGACGCAACTGCATTACGACTTTCGTCTGGAAGCCGACGGCGTCTTGAAATCGTGGGCCGTGCCCAAAGGCCCTTCGATGGATCCGGCGGTGAAGCGCCTCGCGATGCAGGTCGAAGATCATCCGGTGGACTATGCCGACTTCGAGGGCGTGATTCCCGAAGGCGAGTACGGCGGCGGCACCGTGATGGTTTGGGACTACGGCGTGTACGCCCCTGAGAACGTGAAGAAGGTTTCCGACGGGCTGAAGAAAGGCGATCTCAAATTTGTTCTCCTCGGCAAAAAGTTGAAGGGTTCGTTTGTGCTGGTCAGAACACGCGACCGGCAGTGGCTGCTGATCAAGCACAAAGACGAGTACGTAACCGACGAAGAGATCGCGGAAACCGAGCCGTTCTCAGTTTTAACGAAGCGGACGCTCGCCGAAATTGCTGAAGACGAAGGCGGCGACGTGAAGAAAGCATCCACCGCCGACCCAAAGAAATTACCGCGGCGCACTGGCACCAAGCGACGAAAGAAGAGCGCGAAAAAGAAGGTTTGGCACAGTAATCGGTGA
- a CDS encoding ribonuclease HII has product MPTLEDILAKSIPELKQRYVDRARPVPKGLVEALECDSRHGAHQVAKQIRDRYRKNRAEGQRLHNLLRFEIDLWEQGFNFIAGVDEAGMAPLAGPVIAGAVILPKHYKLKRLNDSKQILDEAVRAELAEQIKQDAIVWATGRAEVEEIDTINIYHAGLLAMRRAVEGLTAQPDFVLVDARRIPHCQTPQRGIIKGDALSASIAAASVIAKTTRDAIMAEFDSLHPGYNFKTHKGYPTPEHCRCLKELGATPIHRRSFARVREVLGLDPIQDSLFEEKAEAANA; this is encoded by the coding sequence ATGCCAACCCTCGAAGACATCCTCGCCAAATCAATTCCCGAACTTAAACAGCGTTACGTCGATAGGGCGCGGCCCGTGCCTAAGGGTTTGGTCGAAGCGCTCGAGTGCGATTCGCGTCACGGCGCGCATCAGGTCGCTAAACAGATTCGCGACCGGTACCGAAAGAATCGCGCCGAGGGCCAACGGCTGCACAACCTGCTGCGGTTTGAAATCGATTTGTGGGAACAGGGTTTCAATTTCATCGCGGGCGTTGACGAAGCCGGCATGGCGCCGCTCGCGGGACCTGTAATTGCCGGCGCAGTTATTCTGCCGAAGCACTACAAGCTAAAACGACTGAACGACTCGAAGCAGATTCTGGACGAGGCAGTCCGCGCGGAACTAGCTGAACAAATCAAGCAAGATGCGATCGTCTGGGCAACCGGCCGCGCGGAAGTTGAAGAGATCGATACGATCAACATCTATCACGCCGGTCTGTTGGCGATGCGTCGCGCCGTTGAAGGACTGACGGCGCAACCTGATTTCGTGCTGGTTGATGCGCGGCGCATTCCGCATTGTCAGACACCGCAACGCGGCATCATCAAAGGCGACGCGCTGTCCGCCAGCATTGCCGCCGCCTCCGTGATTGCGAAAACCACGCGCGATGCGATCATGGCGGAATTTGATTCCCTGCATCCCGGCTACAACTTCAAAACTCACAAGGGCTATCCCACGCCTGAACATTGCCGTTGCCTGAAAGAACTCGGCGCCACACCGATTCATCGCCGCAGCTTTGCGCGCGTCAGAGAGGTCCTCGGCCTCGATCCGATTCAGGATTCGCTGTTCGAAGAAAAAGCTGAAGCGGCGAACGCGTAG
- a CDS encoding glycosyltransferase family 39 protein produces MSPALPIVTAGLRPDLFSQVGTRSLSRLMLAAMLSMFVLAGLGFRTAGLSKEALSEDELNKLNAVTEYRAKGLTAANSEHPLLMKAALTVSVIACEQWNSLVGANPALNIPVETALRIPGSILGALSAVLIFLIAMELFGLEVGLISAALWSFDPLTISFNRIAKEDTFVVFFFLLMNVFWLRGQRVAESQPHRNPDRFYWAAAASFGAMMASKYVPQLFSIPVAYYYVFQGMTATRWRLGKKKWLKFFVVMGVAFLICNPTIVLPDTWRTIAKFAGSKMMGHDSYEFMGLLYPHRAFDWLRGEPWYFYFVLLGVKLPIAALIAFAGGVVLLFRRATGDGRYLLLFWLFFWGLTFTFTGGKFTRYATSLMPAVIITAALAIQFAGRQFGKGLKRIFDQPAIPVYARAALISLVIISTMWSAASAAPHFRLYMNSLAGGPLAGAYFPQDEFYDAYMFDAMKEIAARARPGARVGTEIPSLADYYAKRAGRTDLTCTEFSPRSELEKLVVGDFLIDARGRTYYSNQAMLQRLRQASKPALTISVGSVPAADVYVLDAASLKALRGE; encoded by the coding sequence TTGTCCCCAGCCCTGCCGATCGTCACCGCTGGCCTGCGGCCTGACCTTTTTTCACAAGTTGGAACGCGGTCTTTAAGCCGGTTGATGCTCGCCGCCATGCTCAGCATGTTTGTGCTCGCCGGCCTGGGATTTCGCACGGCCGGATTGAGCAAAGAGGCTCTGAGCGAAGACGAACTCAACAAACTGAACGCTGTCACAGAATATCGGGCCAAGGGACTGACCGCCGCCAACAGCGAGCATCCTTTGCTGATGAAAGCGGCGCTGACCGTGAGCGTCATCGCTTGTGAGCAATGGAACTCTCTGGTCGGTGCGAATCCGGCGCTGAACATTCCGGTTGAGACTGCTTTGCGCATTCCGGGCAGCATTCTCGGCGCGCTGTCCGCGGTGCTTATCTTTTTAATCGCGATGGAGTTGTTCGGACTCGAAGTCGGATTAATTTCGGCCGCTCTCTGGTCATTTGATCCGCTGACGATCAGCTTCAATCGCATCGCCAAGGAAGATACTTTCGTAGTCTTCTTCTTCCTGCTGATGAACGTGTTTTGGCTGCGCGGACAACGGGTCGCGGAAAGCCAGCCGCATCGGAATCCCGATCGTTTTTATTGGGCGGCGGCCGCGAGCTTCGGCGCGATGATGGCTTCAAAGTATGTACCGCAGTTGTTCTCGATTCCCGTCGCGTATTACTACGTGTTTCAGGGAATGACGGCGACGCGTTGGCGGCTGGGCAAGAAAAAGTGGCTAAAGTTCTTTGTGGTGATGGGCGTCGCGTTTCTGATTTGCAACCCAACGATTGTGCTGCCCGACACCTGGCGAACAATCGCGAAGTTCGCCGGCTCGAAGATGATGGGCCACGACAGCTACGAGTTTATGGGCCTGCTGTATCCCCATCGCGCGTTTGACTGGTTGCGTGGCGAGCCGTGGTACTTCTACTTTGTTCTTTTAGGAGTGAAGCTCCCGATCGCTGCGCTGATCGCGTTCGCCGGCGGCGTGGTCCTCCTCTTCCGGCGCGCGACCGGTGATGGCCGATATCTTTTGCTGTTTTGGCTGTTCTTCTGGGGACTGACGTTCACGTTTACCGGGGGAAAATTCACGCGATACGCAACCTCCCTGATGCCGGCGGTGATCATCACGGCAGCGCTCGCGATTCAGTTTGCGGGACGACAATTTGGAAAAGGGTTAAAGCGAATCTTTGATCAACCCGCCATCCCGGTCTATGCGCGTGCGGCATTGATATCGCTCGTCATCATTTCGACGATGTGGTCGGCGGCCAGCGCGGCGCCGCATTTTCGGCTTTACATGAATTCGCTGGCAGGCGGGCCTCTCGCCGGCGCGTATTTTCCGCAAGACGAGTTTTACGACGCCTACATGTTCGATGCGATGAAGGAGATCGCGGCGCGCGCCCGACCAGGAGCGCGGGTGGGCACTGAAATTCCCTCACTTGCTGATTACTACGCAAAGCGCGCCGGACGAACTGATCTCACGTGCACAGAGTTTTCTCCGCGGTCGGAACTGGAGAAGTTAGTGGTTGGGGATTTTCTTATCGATGCTCGCGGGCGGACGTACTACAGTAATCAGGCGATGCTTCAACGTTTGCGCCAGGCCAGCAAACCGGCGTTGACTATCTCTGTCGGAAGCGTTCCAGCAGCGGACGTGTATGTTTTGGACGCGGCCTCGTTGAAAGCTTTACGCGGCGAGTAA